The following proteins are encoded in a genomic region of Mustela erminea isolate mMusErm1 chromosome 3, mMusErm1.Pri, whole genome shotgun sequence:
- the LOC116586097 gene encoding wiskott-Aldrich syndrome protein family member 2-like has protein sequence MRSLAPACARHSHAPCAPSPSATAGPHRAAPAFARRSASGPPPGNRAAPALRLAGSRPPRHILTRPPPPFLPAGVQASRGGGSRLDRRPPPRPGPRSLPLVSPRAAGVSG, from the coding sequence ATGCGCTCTTTGGCGCCGGCCTGCGCTCGCCACTCACACGCCCCCTGTGCTCCGAGCCCGTCAGCCACTGCCGGCCCTCACAGAGCCGCCCCGGCCTTCGCCCGGCGCTCGGCCTCTGGGCCGCCGCCCGGGAACCGCGCCGCCCCCGCCCTCCGCCTGGCCGGCTCCCGTCCTCCCCGCCACATCCTGACCCGCCCGCCGCCCCCTTTCTTACCGGCGGGCGTGCAGGCTTCGCGGGGCGGAGGGAGCCGACTCGATCGGCGGCCTCCCCCGCGCCCGGGCCCGCGGTCTCTGCCGCTAGTGAGTCCTCGGGCTGCGGGCGTCTCGGGGTAA